The genomic stretch TGCAGTTTGGCGGCCAGCTATAGGTGGCGACGACCAGGGATCCACCAGCGTGACGCCGGTGCCGGTGATCGGGGTCTCTGTCAGCGACGCCGCCAGCCCGTCCTAGATCGACGTCTCTTGGACGGCGGTCTCCAGGGCGACCGGCTACAAGGCGTATGTGGCGACCTCCAAGCCCGGTCCCTTTGCTCTGTTTTCGTCATGGTTGCGGGTGAACCGGGAACTTATGGATAGTCGAAGGTGTGCGGAGGAATGTGCTGTCGAAGCTGAGTTTTTCGAGCGCCGCCACGGCGGCGGCGGACTTGCATACATTTAGTACAGTTGCTCCGTCGTTTCTGATATCGCATATGCTCAATCCACTCTCGATAAGCAGTTTGCATATTGATAGTGCTGCTGCTTTATAGCGCTTATCTCTGTAATTCAGGGCATTTGCCGCAGCGTGCAGTAGCGTGCCGCCATCCGGCAGTCTCGCATGAATATTTGCTCCACGGTTGAGCAAAAATTGGAAATTACCAAAACCCGTTTCAGGGTATCCAAACCCTATCAACTCAATCGACCTATAAATCGGCGTAAAGCCCTCGTCGTCCACCGAATTAATATTAGCACCGAAGTCCAATAATATGCCGATTACTTCGGTA from Methylomagnum ishizawai encodes the following:
- a CDS encoding ankyrin repeat domain-containing protein, with protein sequence MSTTLDILDDSYSDMDHACMVYCAIEEGDYDAVMSYIIKYNEDLYIAENLISYALGYNKSELIQLLLEFGMDANKRYYDGSTLLHEAAQCGSERAIFPLIFAGAKLDSKDNRGWTPLHYATSMNFINTEVIGILLDFGANINSVDDEGFTPIYRSIELIGFGYPETGFGNFQFLLNRGANIHARLPDGGTLLHAAANALNYRDKRYKAAALSICKLLIESGLSICDIRNDGATVLNVCKSAAAVAALEKLSFDSTFLRTPSTIHKFPVHPQP